Proteins from a genomic interval of Maylandia zebra isolate NMK-2024a linkage group LG15, Mzebra_GT3a, whole genome shotgun sequence:
- the LOC143412702 gene encoding uncharacterized protein LOC143412702, translating into MDSAPLRHTEEEDSSSDEGSLVPDTPGYYSPLEKQQQQAVELDGRASSLFIDTVKTAVYHLVNLVINKYLTDKCNGCKFDHPSQRQHECLQVLVDDFYAENYYSIRKRLLTPRFIPSIQHLLIARNIKMDDVKVRMVAETLLHELKSVRKVFDAIAEAYHNLVGLDVVKIGQLRLVTECYKGGC; encoded by the coding sequence ATGGACTCTGCACCCCTGCGTCACACTGAGGAGGAGGACAGTTCCTCGGACGAGGGCTCATTAGTACCTGACACGCCCGGTTACTATAGCCCCTtggagaagcagcagcagcaagccGTCGAGCTTGACGGTCGGGCATCTTCTTTATTTATCGATACCGTGAAAACAGCTGTGTATCACCTAGTCAACCTAGTAATCAACAAGTACCTCACTGACAAATGCAACGGCTGCAAGTTTGATCACCCCAGCCAGAGACAGCATGAGTGTCTGCAAGTGTTGGTGGATGACTTTTACGCTGAAAATTATTACAGCATCAGAAAAAGACTCCTCACCCCTCGCTTCATTCCTTCCATTCAACATCTGCTGATTGCCCGCAACATCAAAATGGACGACGTCAAAGTCCGCATGGTGGCGGAAACTCTCTTGCACGAACTGAAATCGGTAAGGAAAGTCTTTGACGCCATCGCCGAGGCATACCACAATCTGGTGGGGTTGGACGTGGTGAAAATCGGGCAGCTACGGTTGGTCACAGAGTGTTACAAAGGAGGCTGCTAA